DNA sequence from the Paenibacillus azoreducens genome:
CATACAGCGGACTGTCATGTCTCACCCCAAATGGCGTGAACACGTACCCGCTCTTGAGATCCGGCGCATTCACGTATGTCTGGTACTCCAAAACAAATCCTTCAAGCATACCCGACTTGACCGCATCGCGCATCTGGATCGTCGTTGATGCCGTAAACGGAATATTGGCTTGGAATTTCTCGAATTCCTGAACCGCCTTTTCTCCGAGAAGATTGGACTTATCAAACGTATGAAGCGCCGTCACAAGAAAATTCAGGCCCGTCGAGCTGGCAAACGGATCGGTATATCCCATCGAAAATTCGTTGGCTGCGATTGCTTCAGTAACCGTTTTGACATTCACGGCCCCGTATTTTTGCACTAAAGCATCGTATTTTGTTTTGGATAAAATAATGCCCGGAACGTTGCCGACAAGTCGTTTGGATACAAGCTGCATTTTAATGCCGCCGGCTTTGACCATTTCCCCCCATAATTCATTGGAAGGCGTAAATGCATCCGGAATGTATTTTTTCGATTTAATAAAATCCACGCCGGTCCCGGAAGCAATATTGCGGATTTTCACCGATGCCGGTTTGCCATTGACCATAATATTGGCTTTGTTGAATTCGCTGGCCACATCCGTTAACCAGCCGTCCACGTCTGTTCCGGATTTTTCAGGCGAGGAGAAAATCTCTACGAATTGATCCGTCGTGTTGTTCACGGTAATCGGGAATTTGTCGATATCGGGCAAAGAGTCCGCCACATCGATCGGGTTCAGGTCAATCTGACCCTTGACCGGCGTATCGGTCCTTACCGCGATATTCGAAGATAATTTCTTTAGGCGCTTGGCAGCGTCCTCCGCAGATATCTGCAAATTGGTTTTTCCCAGGTTCGAGGTCAGGTTAACCCCGACATACACCAGGGCGAAAACGATAACCAAAATGATTCCGGATACAACAAAAAACTTACTTTTTTTCGCCATTCACTGCACCTCTCTCAGTACTTTTTCTCCGCAAATGCCCCCCTCTATAAGAGGCGTCGGACTTCTTTCGATACTCACTGTTTATATAATTTGGTTTGCTTGATCAAAGAATCAATTTCCTGCATGCACGGCATGTTATCGATGTCCCCCGGTTCAAAGCTGTCAAGGCGGGATATTTCAATCATAAGCTTATCCAGCTTAAGCAAAATTTCTTCATTTGTACCAAGCGAGCTTTTCATGAAAGACAGATAATCGTTATACAAATTCATTTTTTCCTGCAGAATCTCCTGGGAAAATTTTGACTGTTTCTTGCCCATAACGCTTAAGAACTCCGACTCGTCAAAAACGCTGATTCTGTTCAAGATGCTTTTAATGTTTAGATAAAACAACTTTTCGACTTCATAGGTGACGGAAGAAAACTTTTTGTAGCTTAACTCTTGCGCATCAAACCTTTGATTCAGCACATTCAGCAAGGTGGCTCTTTTCTTTAGCATCCGCTCCAGCTGTTCCAAAGCCAGATTGATGTACTCTTCAAGCGATTTGACATGTTTGTACCGATTCAAAGCCTCCACATAGTCCTCATGAGTCGCGATTTGCTTTACGGGCCGCACCTCAGGCTGCTTAAAAAACAAAACGTAACTCGCGTAGAGCAGAAGGATGGCACTGGCCACCAGCAATGTAACGCCAAAAGCCGTCGATAACGCGCTGCCTCCGATCTCAACTCCCAAAAAACCGGGAGAAAGAACCAGAATGTTTATCGCCAGTACCCCTAGAACCAACCCTAAAAATTTTATGTATCTCATTTGCTTTAATCATCCTCCTCCCCCGATATGATCTTTCAAAATAAATTTGAAACTTGGCGCCTATTTCCATGTCCCGGACCATTTTCTTCACCGGTGTCCATCGTTAATATACCTACGTTAAATGATGGATTCGGTTTCAAACGACATGAACCCCCACCTCAGGCATAAACCACTTGAACATGAAAATTGTACCATATGTTGGTGGCTGCTGTGACCATAAAACGATTAAAAAATAAATATCTCGAATCACTATACTATGAAACTGCGAAATGGAATATCAAAAAACAACCCTGCCGGCACAAGCCGACAGGGTTTCATCATTTAGTACAAGAACGCTCTGGTGATGATAACCAGAAGGATGAACAGAACCAGAATTGCTCCGATGTTTCCGCCTAAGCCGCCAACGCCGTAACCGTATCCTGCGCCA
Encoded proteins:
- a CDS encoding sporulation protein YjcZ codes for the protein MSEVVGGVGAGYGYGVGGLGGNIGAILVLFILLVIITRAFLY
- a CDS encoding vWA domain-containing protein, yielding MAKKSKFFVVSGIILVIVFALVYVGVNLTSNLGKTNLQISAEDAAKRLKKLSSNIAVRTDTPVKGQIDLNPIDVADSLPDIDKFPITVNNTTDQFVEIFSSPEKSGTDVDGWLTDVASEFNKANIMVNGKPASVKIRNIASGTGVDFIKSKKYIPDAFTPSNELWGEMVKAGGIKMQLVSKRLVGNVPGIILSKTKYDALVQKYGAVNVKTVTEAIAANEFSMGYTDPFASSTGLNFLVTALHTFDKSNLLGEKAVQEFEKFQANIPFTASTTIQMRDAVKSGMLEGFVLEYQTYVNAPDLKSGYVFTPFGVRHDSPLYAVGDLPQNKQEIIKKFADFVAQDKYQESAKKKGFNNLDDYKSETPVVDGSTLTAAQKVWKEKKNGNKPISAVFVADVSGSMAGEPLNRLKESLLKGQKYLGRDNSIGLVSYSNDVTINLPIAKYDTNQQSLFVGAVNSLQANGGTATFDAIVIALKMLQEELAVNPSSKPIIFVLSDGETNEGHTLKDIKGLIEAYKVPIYTIGYNANIEELEKISNINEAASINADTDDVVYKIGNLFNVQM